One window from the genome of Maridesulfovibrio ferrireducens encodes:
- a CDS encoding penicillin-binding transpeptidase domain-containing protein, with translation MAKRKKENLKSSKNKMLFVMVLFALLWTGLLGRAAWLQLYKGADLSRLALRQHLAAELERGERGSIFDRNGNLLATSVEASSLYIRPVNVKDVGRTVTKLSKILGISRSKLKKSLSKKSNFIWIKRQLDDRTANKIKQAELPGVYLTTEFVRLYPYNHLAGQLLGFSGIDGKGLEGLEKEFNDRLAGRKAQFVVQRDASGRRLYLDEMGREVDIRGKDIHLTIDSHLQSVAENTLVETIKKYDAKWGTAIVVEVATGEILALANCPRFNPNIFRTSSPKTWRNRAAIDVVEPGSTMKPFLIAAALKHGVITPEKLIDCEGGRWNLNGKYIKDTHKYGWLPAHKVLRYSSNIGSAKIGLELGAQNYHKFLLDVGFGRKTGLPLPGDRVGSIRPAADWNEIDLAAGAFGQGIGVTALQMAKAFLCVANKGIAKPLRLVQSPRSEEDEAPKRIFSADVAEKVLSMMREVVQEDGTGRRARISGTTVAGKSGTAQKAGKGGYGDQYMASFVGMVPGYNPEYIVVVLVDSPSVNHYGGTVAAPVVKTIMTEALAYYGKLPEKQNSLPVMAAKMETSSEMPKKAVRLNSALKAVSGETVPDVKGMPIRRAVEIMVKKGFIPKLKGQGMTIIKQVPPAGDKWPEEKNAEIVLWLS, from the coding sequence GTGGCAAAAAGGAAAAAAGAAAACCTGAAGTCGAGCAAAAACAAAATGCTCTTCGTCATGGTTCTTTTCGCCCTTTTGTGGACAGGGCTACTTGGTAGAGCCGCATGGTTGCAGCTTTATAAAGGCGCTGATCTTTCACGACTTGCACTGCGCCAACATCTTGCGGCGGAACTTGAACGCGGAGAACGCGGTTCCATTTTTGACCGAAACGGGAATTTACTTGCAACAAGTGTTGAAGCTTCATCGCTTTATATACGCCCTGTAAATGTCAAAGACGTTGGTAGGACTGTAACTAAGCTTTCAAAGATCCTTGGAATATCAAGGTCTAAACTTAAAAAAAGTCTTTCCAAGAAATCGAATTTCATCTGGATTAAGAGGCAGCTCGACGATAGAACGGCCAATAAAATAAAACAGGCCGAACTGCCCGGAGTTTACCTGACAACGGAATTTGTCAGGCTGTATCCCTACAATCATCTGGCAGGACAACTGCTTGGATTCTCAGGGATTGACGGAAAAGGTCTTGAAGGTCTCGAAAAAGAATTTAATGACCGCCTTGCAGGACGTAAGGCCCAGTTCGTGGTTCAAAGGGACGCATCAGGGCGCAGGCTCTATCTTGATGAGATGGGTCGTGAAGTTGATATCAGAGGCAAAGACATTCACCTGACTATTGATTCGCATCTGCAATCAGTGGCTGAAAATACTCTGGTTGAAACTATAAAAAAATACGATGCGAAATGGGGTACGGCAATTGTTGTGGAAGTTGCGACAGGAGAAATCCTCGCACTTGCCAACTGTCCGAGATTCAACCCTAATATTTTCCGCACCAGCTCTCCAAAAACATGGAGAAACCGTGCGGCTATTGACGTGGTCGAGCCGGGTTCTACAATGAAACCCTTCTTGATCGCCGCCGCTTTAAAACACGGAGTAATAACTCCTGAAAAGCTCATCGACTGCGAAGGCGGAAGATGGAACCTGAACGGAAAGTACATAAAAGATACGCATAAATATGGCTGGCTGCCGGCTCATAAAGTGCTCAGATATTCCAGCAATATCGGCTCAGCAAAAATCGGACTTGAACTTGGTGCTCAAAATTATCACAAGTTTCTGCTCGACGTTGGGTTCGGTAGAAAAACAGGACTGCCTCTCCCCGGTGACCGGGTCGGTTCAATCCGTCCTGCCGCAGACTGGAACGAAATTGATCTTGCAGCGGGAGCATTTGGACAAGGCATAGGAGTCACAGCTCTACAAATGGCGAAAGCCTTTTTATGTGTTGCCAACAAAGGAATTGCTAAACCTTTAAGATTGGTGCAATCGCCCCGGTCCGAAGAAGACGAAGCACCTAAAAGAATTTTCAGTGCAGACGTAGCAGAAAAAGTTCTCTCCATGATGCGTGAAGTTGTTCAGGAAGATGGAACAGGAAGACGCGCCAGAATCAGCGGAACAACCGTTGCGGGTAAATCCGGAACGGCGCAAAAAGCAGGCAAAGGCGGATACGGCGATCAATATATGGCCTCTTTTGTCGGCATGGTTCCGGGATACAACCCCGAATATATCGTGGTTGTACTGGTGGACAGCCCTAGTGTGAATCATTACGGCGGAACAGTTGCCGCGCCTGTAGTTAAAACAATCATGACCGAGGCTCTTGCCTACTACGGCAAGTTGCCGGAAAAGCAGAACTCGCTTCCGGTCATGGCGGCAAAGATGGAAACATCTTCTGAAATGCCAAAAAAAGCGGTGAGGTTAAACTCAGCGCTTAAAGCTGTTTCCGGAGAAACAGTACCTGATGTAAAAGGAATGCCCATTCGCAGGGCTGTTGAAATAATGGTGAAGAAAGGATTCATTCCCAAACTGAAAGGTCAGGGAATGACAATAATCAAACAGGTTCCCCCCGCAGGTGATAAATGGCCTGAGGAAAAGAACGCAGAAATCGTTCTCTGGTTATCTTAA